DNA from Nitrososphaerota archaeon:
TTAACACCTCTTTATCTTGCACCAGATATATGGAAAAAATATGATTTTGAAATAAATGCTAAAGGTGGAGGAATAATTTCTATGGCTGAAGCTTCAGCAATAGCTCTTGCAAGAGCATTAGCTACTATTCAACCAAAGATAAAAGAAAAAATAATTTCTTATGATAGGAATCTTTTAGTAGGAGATCCCAGAAGGACTGAACCAAAAAAACCTGGCAGAAGGTCTGCTAGAAGATTTAAACAAAAGTCATATAGGTGAATAAAATGTTTCCAATTAGATGTTTTTCATGTGGTTCATTAATAGCTGATAAATGGGAAGAGTATAAAAGAAGAGTTGATGCAGGAGAAGAACCTGGCAAAGTATTAGATAATTTAGGAATAAAAAGGTATTGTTGTAGAAGAATGTTTTTATCACATGTAGAAGTTTTTGAAGAAGAAGTTGTTAGATTTTCTTATCAATTTGGAAAAGGGGTGAAAAAAATTGGAGAAACAAACAATTATTAAAAAAATTATAGCTAGAAAAGTATTTGATAGTAGAGGGGAAGAAACAATAGAAATTGAAGTAGAAACATTTTCAGCAAAAGCAACATTTGCAGCTCCTGCTGGAAAAAGTAAAGGAGTAAAGGAAGTAGAATATTATCCTAAAGGAGGGGTGGATGAAGCAATAAAAATATTCAATGAAAATATTGCTCCAAAATTAATAAATTTAGATTCATGCTATCAAATTGAAATAGATAATCTTTTAAAAGAAATAGATGGGACTGAAAGATTTGAAGTAATTGGAGGAAATACTGCTATAGCAACTTCTTTAGCAATTGCTGAAGTAGCTTCAAAATCTCTTAATATACCACTTTTTATGCATTTAGGAGGGGTATTTTCTCATATTCTTCCTCTTCCACTTGGAAATGTTTTAGGAGGGGGTAAGCATGCTGGAGAAGGAGCTCCAGATATACAAGAATATTTAGTTGTTCCACTTAACCCAAAGAATATTTATGAAGC
Protein-coding regions in this window:
- a CDS encoding 30S ribosomal protein S9, which codes for MSKKHLGVFTGKRKTSVARLVVKPGSGIVRINNVPIDIFENEIFRQKVLTPLYLAPDIWKKYDFEINAKGGGIISMAEASAIALARALATIQPKIKEKIISYDRNLLVGDPRRTEPKKPGRRSARRFKQKSYR
- a CDS encoding DNA-directed RNA polymerase subunit N produces the protein MFPIRCFSCGSLIADKWEEYKRRVDAGEEPGKVLDNLGIKRYCCRRMFLSHVEVFEEEVVRFSYQFGKGVKKIGETNNY